The Rhizobium leguminosarum genome includes a region encoding these proteins:
- a CDS encoding SDR family oxidoreductase, with the protein MTDIRIEGAKIVIVGGSSGMGLALARRLLGEGAMVTIAGRSEDKLAAARRDLGEHPKLKTHAVDISREEEVATLFRNSGPVDHIVSTAADIKGAYQLLPSIELAAAQRVVESKFYGPLLLAKYSAAHLPPSGSITYTSGVAAYRPAARGSVVAAVNAALEGLVRALAVELAPIRINAVSPGWVDTPIWSFVAGDAKQATLDAMAERLPAGRVGRPDDIADAIRFLIGNGFTTGTILHVEGGHRLV; encoded by the coding sequence ATGACGGATATCAGGATCGAAGGCGCAAAGATCGTGATTGTTGGTGGCAGTTCCGGAATGGGGCTGGCACTGGCGAGGCGGCTGCTCGGGGAAGGGGCTATGGTGACGATCGCAGGACGCAGCGAAGACAAGCTTGCGGCGGCTCGCCGCGATCTCGGCGAGCATCCGAAACTCAAGACTCACGCCGTCGATATATCGCGGGAGGAGGAGGTCGCGACGCTGTTCCGCAATAGCGGGCCGGTCGATCATATCGTCAGCACGGCGGCCGACATAAAGGGTGCCTATCAGCTGCTGCCGTCAATCGAACTTGCGGCGGCGCAAAGGGTGGTCGAAAGCAAGTTCTACGGGCCGCTGCTACTGGCGAAATATAGTGCCGCCCATCTGCCGCCCTCAGGATCGATTACTTATACGTCAGGTGTCGCGGCCTACCGGCCGGCGGCGCGTGGATCAGTGGTCGCAGCCGTCAATGCGGCGCTCGAAGGCCTGGTCAGGGCGCTTGCTGTCGAACTGGCGCCGATCCGGATCAACGCGGTGTCACCCGGATGGGTGGATACGCCGATCTGGAGCTTCGTCGCCGGCGACGCCAAGCAGGCGACACTTGATGCGATGGCAGAGCGCCTGCCGGCCGGACGCGTTGGACGGCCCGATGATATTGCCGATGCGATCCGCTTCCTGATCGGCAACGGATTTACGACAGGCACTATCCTGCATGTCGAAGGCGGGCACCGGCTGGTCTGA
- a CDS encoding ABC transporter permease codes for MNIEAVKSIYFFEMARTRRTLLQSVISPVISTSLYFIVFGAAVGSRIQEVEGVSYGAFITPGLIMLTLLGQCISNGSFGIYFPKFTGTIYEVLSAPVAMTEILLGYVGAAATKGMIIGFIILLTANLFVDVRIEHPFMMILFFLLTAITFSLFGFMIGIWAGNFEQLNLIPMLVVPPLTFLGGSFYSVSMLPPFWQAVSHLNPVLYLVSGFRWSFYGIADVNPAISLAMITGFLVICLGTLAWIFKTGYRLRN; via the coding sequence ATGAATATCGAGGCCGTCAAATCGATCTATTTCTTCGAGATGGCGCGCACGCGCCGCACGCTGTTGCAGAGCGTCATCTCGCCCGTCATTTCGACCTCGCTCTATTTCATCGTCTTTGGTGCCGCTGTCGGATCACGCATCCAGGAGGTGGAGGGTGTGTCCTACGGCGCCTTCATCACGCCCGGCCTGATCATGCTGACGCTGCTCGGCCAGTGCATCAGCAACGGCTCTTTCGGCATCTATTTCCCGAAATTCACCGGCACGATCTATGAGGTGCTTTCGGCGCCGGTGGCGATGACGGAGATCCTGCTCGGTTATGTCGGGGCGGCGGCGACCAAGGGGATGATCATCGGCTTCATTATCCTCCTGACCGCCAATCTCTTCGTTGACGTCAGGATCGAGCATCCCTTCATGATGATCCTGTTTTTCCTGCTGACGGCGATCACCTTCAGCCTGTTCGGCTTCATGATCGGCATCTGGGCCGGTAATTTCGAGCAGTTGAACCTCATTCCCATGCTGGTCGTGCCGCCGCTGACTTTCCTCGGCGGCAGCTTCTATTCCGTCAGCATGCTGCCGCCCTTCTGGCAGGCAGTCAGTCACCTTAACCCGGTGCTCTATCTCGTCAGCGGCTTCCGCTGGAGTTTTTACGGCATTGCCGACGTCAACCCAGCGATCAGCCTGGCGATGATCACAGGATTCTTGGTGATCTGCCTAGGAACACTCGCCTGGATCTTCAAGACAGGTTATCGGCTCCGCAACTGA
- a CDS encoding ABC transporter ATP-binding protein: protein MAPIISVQNLTKTYSNGFEALKGINLDVEKGEILALLGPNGAGKTTLISIICGIANPSGGRVLVAGHDVVKDFRATRGMIGLVPQELTTDQFETVFNTVSFSRGLHGKKANPAHIEKVLRALSLWDKKDNMLRQLSGGMKRRVLIAKALSHEPDILFLDEPTAGVDVTLRKDMWHVVEELRASGVTIILTTHYIEEAEEIADRVGVINGGELLLVEDKAALMAKLGRKQLILDLTEPLSRLPDCFAGNGLTLEADGNRLTYEFDAGNEQESIAALLTRLGENNIHFKDLSTRQSSLEDIFVALVGAGK, encoded by the coding sequence ATGGCCCCCATCATTTCCGTTCAGAACCTCACCAAGACCTACTCCAATGGGTTCGAGGCCCTGAAGGGCATCAATCTCGACGTCGAAAAGGGTGAGATTCTGGCGCTGCTCGGGCCGAACGGCGCGGGCAAGACGACGCTGATCTCGATCATCTGCGGCATCGCCAATCCGAGCGGCGGCCGGGTGCTGGTCGCCGGCCACGACGTCGTGAAGGATTTCCGCGCCACCCGCGGGATGATCGGGCTGGTGCCGCAGGAGCTCACCACCGATCAGTTCGAGACGGTGTTCAATACAGTCAGCTTTTCGCGCGGGCTGCACGGCAAGAAAGCCAATCCTGCGCATATCGAGAAGGTGCTGCGCGCGCTCTCGCTCTGGGACAAGAAGGACAATATGCTGCGCCAGCTCTCCGGTGGGATGAAGCGACGGGTGCTGATCGCCAAGGCACTCTCCCATGAGCCGGATATCCTTTTCCTCGACGAGCCGACCGCCGGCGTCGATGTGACGCTGCGCAAGGACATGTGGCATGTCGTCGAAGAGCTTCGAGCCTCCGGTGTCACCATCATCCTGACCACCCATTATATTGAAGAGGCCGAGGAAATCGCCGACCGCGTCGGCGTCATCAACGGCGGTGAGTTGCTGCTCGTCGAGGACAAGGCAGCGTTGATGGCCAAGCTCGGCCGCAAGCAGCTCATCCTCGATCTCACCGAACCGCTGAGCCGCCTGCCGGACTGTTTTGCCGGCAATGGACTGACGCTGGAAGCGGACGGCAACCGGCTGACTTATGAGTTCGACGCTGGCAACGAACAGGAAAGCATTGCGGCACTGCTGACCCGGCTCGGTGAGAATAATATCCATTTCAAGGATCTGTCGACGCGGCAAAGCTCGCTCGAGGACATCTTCGTGGCGCTGGTGGGAGCGGGAAAATGA
- a CDS encoding IS110 family transposase: MHIQQSFMVGIDVSKAHLDVAVEGKRAVVRFDNDAPGCAALATAVAGAELVVVEATGGYEMAIVRTLMAAGIPVAVVNPRQVRDFARASGRLAKTDQVDARVTLHFARAMRPAQIPHIDDGRIALAALVTRRRQLIDMAVAEKNRLEHAPEAVAALIGETLAALKAQLARVDAAIALAIEAEPDMAARRNLLLTVPGIGEVGAAVLIAELPELGAIDDKKLAALVGVAPMAHDSGTWRGQRHIAGGRATVRCALYMATLSAIRCNPAIKTFHKRLRDAGKPPKVAIVAAMRKLIIMINTILKRRTPWNQPQQHGC; encoded by the coding sequence ATGCATATTCAGCAATCTTTCATGGTCGGTATCGATGTCTCGAAGGCCCATCTCGACGTGGCCGTCGAGGGCAAACGCGCCGTTGTCCGCTTCGACAACGATGCGCCAGGCTGTGCCGCGCTCGCAACGGCAGTGGCCGGCGCAGAGCTTGTCGTCGTCGAGGCGACCGGCGGTTACGAGATGGCGATCGTCAGAACGCTGATGGCCGCCGGTATTCCCGTCGCCGTCGTCAATCCCCGCCAGGTGCGCGACTTCGCCAGGGCCAGCGGTCGTTTGGCCAAGACCGACCAGGTCGACGCCCGCGTCACTCTCCACTTCGCCAGAGCGATGCGGCCGGCACAGATCCCCCATATCGACGACGGCCGCATCGCGCTTGCTGCGCTTGTCACCCGCCGTCGCCAACTCATCGACATGGCGGTCGCCGAGAAGAACCGCCTCGAGCATGCGCCTGAGGCCGTCGCAGCGCTGATTGGCGAGACCCTCGCCGCCCTCAAGGCCCAGCTCGCCCGCGTCGATGCCGCCATCGCGCTTGCCATCGAGGCCGAGCCCGACATGGCCGCACGCCGCAATCTGCTGCTGACCGTGCCAGGCATTGGCGAGGTCGGTGCCGCCGTGCTCATCGCCGAACTGCCCGAACTCGGCGCCATCGACGACAAGAAGCTCGCAGCCCTCGTCGGTGTTGCGCCGATGGCTCACGACAGCGGCACATGGCGTGGACAACGCCATATCGCCGGCGGCCGCGCCACCGTCCGATGCGCCCTCTATATGGCTACCCTCTCGGCCATCCGCTGCAACCCGGCCATCAAGACCTTCCACAAAAGGCTGCGCGACGCGGGCAAACCGCCCAAGGTCGCCATCGTCGCCGCCATGCGAAAGCTCATCATCATGATCAACACCATTCTTAAAAGACGAACCCCATGGAACCAGCCCCAACAACACGGTTGCTGA
- a CDS encoding glycoside hydrolase family 43 protein, whose translation MIRNPILPGFNPDPSICRVGAEYYIATSTFEWYPGVQIHHSRDLVNWTLVRRPLERRSQLDMRGNPDSCGIWAPCLSYADGQFWLVYTNVKRYDGNFKDAPNYIVTAPTIEAEWSEPAYVNSSGFDPSLFHDDDGRKWFVNMQWNHRTESYGGSPKSPAFDGILLQEWDPAAKALKGPIKNIFAGSPLGLVEGPHLFKRNGWYYLTTAEGGTGYDHAVTMARSRNIDGPYEMHPNMHLITSKDHPGAVLQRAGHGQYVETPEGEAYHTHLCGRPLPPKRRCTLGRETALQKCVWRDDDWLYLENGTSVPDVDVPGLFGAVPVEKPMRSEYGFDGGALPADFQWLRTPEPARIFNLADRPGHLRLIARESIGSWFEQSLVARRQEHHSFRAETVVEFSPDTYQQVAGLTHYYNRHKFHAVAVTLHETLGRCVTILSCNGDYPNGRLSFPAESGVAIAAEGRVQLAMEIRENDLQFFWQTEGKGAWQPIGPVLDAGVISDEGGRGEHGSFTGAFAGVFAFDTSGRAKAADFDWFNYDEL comes from the coding sequence ATGATCCGCAATCCCATCCTGCCCGGGTTCAATCCCGATCCGTCGATCTGCCGCGTCGGCGCGGAGTATTACATCGCTACCTCGACGTTCGAATGGTATCCGGGCGTGCAGATCCACCATTCGCGTGACCTGGTGAACTGGACGCTGGTGCGCCGGCCGCTGGAGCGCAGATCGCAGCTCGACATGCGCGGCAATCCCGATAGCTGCGGCATCTGGGCGCCGTGCCTGTCCTATGCCGACGGGCAGTTCTGGCTGGTCTATACCAACGTCAAGCGCTACGACGGCAATTTCAAGGATGCGCCGAATTACATCGTCACGGCACCCACGATCGAGGCCGAATGGTCCGAGCCGGCCTATGTCAATTCCTCCGGCTTCGACCCTTCGCTCTTCCACGACGATGACGGCCGCAAGTGGTTCGTCAACATGCAGTGGAACCACCGGACCGAAAGCTATGGCGGCTCGCCGAAATCGCCGGCCTTTGACGGCATCCTGCTGCAGGAATGGGACCCGGCGGCAAAGGCGCTGAAGGGGCCGATTAAGAACATCTTCGCCGGCAGCCCGCTCGGCCTCGTCGAAGGTCCGCATCTCTTCAAACGTAACGGCTGGTATTATCTGACCACCGCCGAGGGCGGCACCGGCTACGACCATGCCGTCACCATGGCGCGGTCGCGTAATATCGACGGACCCTATGAGATGCATCCGAACATGCATCTGATTACCTCGAAGGACCATCCGGGCGCGGTGCTGCAGCGGGCAGGGCACGGCCAGTACGTCGAAACGCCCGAGGGCGAGGCCTATCACACCCATCTTTGCGGCCGGCCGCTGCCGCCAAAGCGGCGCTGCACGCTGGGCCGCGAGACCGCCCTGCAAAAGTGCGTCTGGCGCGACGACGACTGGCTGTACCTCGAAAACGGCACCTCAGTGCCCGATGTCGATGTGCCCGGCCTTTTCGGCGCGGTGCCGGTGGAAAAGCCGATGCGCAGCGAATACGGCTTCGATGGTGGCGCGCTGCCCGCCGATTTCCAATGGCTGCGCACGCCGGAGCCCGCGCGCATCTTCAACCTGGCGGATCGTCCCGGCCATCTGCGCCTGATTGCGCGCGAAAGCATCGGCTCCTGGTTCGAACAGTCGCTGGTCGCTCGCCGCCAGGAGCATCACAGTTTCCGCGCCGAGACCGTGGTCGAATTCTCGCCCGACACCTATCAGCAGGTGGCGGGGCTGACGCACTACTACAACCGCCATAAATTTCACGCCGTTGCGGTGACGCTGCACGAAACACTCGGCCGCTGCGTGACGATCCTCTCCTGCAACGGCGACTACCCGAACGGACGCCTGAGTTTTCCCGCCGAAAGCGGCGTGGCGATTGCCGCCGAGGGCCGCGTCCAGCTCGCCATGGAAATCCGGGAGAACGATCTGCAATTCTTCTGGCAGACCGAAGGCAAGGGCGCCTGGCAACCGATCGGCCCGGTCCTCGATGCCGGCGTGATCTCAGACGAGGGCGGACGCGGCGAACACGGCTCCTTCACCGGCGCCTTCGCCGGCGTGTTTGCCTTCGATACGTCAGGTCGGGCGAAGGCTGCGGATTTCGACTGGTTCAATTACGACGAGCTGTGA